Proteins encoded together in one Antennarius striatus isolate MH-2024 chromosome 13, ASM4005453v1, whole genome shotgun sequence window:
- the cnot8 gene encoding CCR4-NOT transcription complex subunit 8 has protein sequence MPAALTDSSQIICEVWASNVEEEMRKIRQIIQSYNYIAMDTEFPGVVVRPIGEFRSTVDYQYQLLRCNVDLLKIIQLGLTFMNEDGDYPPGTTTWQFNFKFNLTEDMYSQDSIDLLQNSGLQFKKHEEEGIDTLYFAELLMTSGLVLCENVKWLSFHSGYDFGYLVKLLTDARLPEEEHDFFQILNLFFPAIYDVKYLMKSCKNLKGGLQEVADQLELKRIGRQHQAGSDSLLTGMAFFRMKELFFEDNIDDAKYCGRLYGLGSGSTQPQNGISSAGPEETNNKH, from the exons ATGCCGGCCGCCCTGACCGACTCCAGCCAGATCATCTGTGAGGTGTGGGCGAGCAacgtggaggaggagatgaggaagatcCGGCAGATCATCCAGAGCTACAACTACATCGCCATG GACACGGAATTCCCGGGTGTGGTGGTGCGGCCCATCGGGGAGTTCCGCAGCACGGTGGACTACCAGTACCAGCTGCTGCGCTGCAACGTGGACCTGCTGAAGATCATCCAGCTGGGCCTGACCTTCATGAACGAGGACGGCGACTACCCCCCAGGCACCACCACCTGGCAGTTCAACTTCAAGTTCAACCTGAC AGAGGACATGTACTCCCAGGACTCCATCGACCTGCTGCAGAACTCGGGCCTGCAGTTCAAGAAGCACGAGGAGGAGGGCATCGACACGCTCTACTTCGCCGAGCTGCTCATGACCTCCGGCCTGGTGCTGTGTGAGAACGTCAAGTGGCTGTCGTTCCACAG TGGCTACGACTTCGGCTACCTAGTGAAGCTGCTGACGGACGCCCGCCTCCCGGAGGAGGAGCACGACTTCTTCCAGATCCTGAACCTGTTCTTCCCGGCCATCTACGACGTCAAGTACCTGATGAAGAGCTGCAAGAACCTGAAG GGGGGGCTGCAGGAGGTGGCGGaccagctggagctgaagcGGATTGGCCGGCAGCACCAGGCGGGGTCCGACTCGCTGCTGACCGGCATGGCCTTCTTCAGAATGAAGGAG cttttCTTTGAGGATAACATCGACGACGCAAAGTATTGTGGGAGATTGTACGGCCTGGGTTCAGGCTCCACCCAGCCCCAGAACGGCATCTCCAGCGCGGGGCCCGAGGAGACCAACAACAAGCactga